A section of the Ciceribacter thiooxidans genome encodes:
- the mmsB gene encoding multiple monosaccharide ABC transporter permease: protein MTTETRTETPKVSVGDYLRHNIREYGLLLALVIIMLLFQFLTGGVLFKPVNITNLVLQNSFIVIMALGMLLIIVAGHIDLSVGSIVAFIGGISAIMLVKWGWHFSLVVPLCLVLGGLMGAAQGYWVAYQKIPSFIVTLAGMLVFRGLTYVALGGRPIGPFPKEFTLLSTGFIPDFLSVTDPGTSLIKNYVALLVVFALVALAIYSGLKNRRLNEQHGTENEPFVFFIVQMAIISAVALFLGFQLATYRGLPNVLVVMGVLIALYSFVTNRSTIGRRIYALGGNEKAAKLSGINTERLTFYAFMNMGVLAALAGMIIAARLNSATPKAGVGFELDVIAACFIGGASASGGVGKITGAVIGAFIMGVMNNGMSIMGIGIDYQQLIKGLVLLAAVYFDVYNKNKAV from the coding sequence ATGACCACCGAAACAAGAACCGAAACCCCCAAGGTCTCCGTGGGCGACTACCTGCGTCACAACATCCGTGAATACGGTCTTCTGCTGGCGCTCGTCATCATCATGCTGCTGTTCCAGTTCCTGACCGGTGGCGTTCTGTTCAAGCCGGTCAACATTACCAACCTGGTGCTGCAGAACTCCTTCATCGTCATCATGGCGCTCGGGATGCTGCTGATCATCGTGGCGGGTCACATCGACCTTTCGGTCGGCTCTATCGTCGCCTTCATCGGCGGCATATCGGCGATCATGCTGGTGAAGTGGGGATGGCATTTCTCCCTCGTCGTGCCGCTGTGTCTGGTGCTCGGCGGCCTGATGGGCGCGGCCCAGGGCTACTGGGTCGCCTACCAGAAGATCCCGTCCTTCATCGTGACGCTCGCCGGCATGCTGGTCTTCCGAGGCCTGACCTATGTAGCCCTCGGAGGCCGACCGATTGGCCCGTTCCCGAAGGAATTCACGCTTCTTTCGACCGGCTTCATTCCGGATTTCCTGTCGGTCACCGATCCGGGCACAAGCCTGATCAAGAACTACGTGGCGCTCCTCGTCGTCTTCGCGCTCGTGGCTCTCGCGATCTATTCCGGCCTGAAGAACCGCCGTCTCAACGAGCAGCACGGCACCGAGAACGAGCCTTTCGTCTTCTTCATCGTGCAGATGGCGATCATCAGTGCGGTCGCGCTCTTCCTCGGCTTCCAGCTTGCGACCTATCGCGGCCTGCCGAACGTGCTGGTCGTCATGGGCGTGCTGATCGCGCTCTACTCCTTCGTCACCAACCGCTCGACGATCGGCCGTCGCATCTATGCGCTCGGCGGCAACGAGAAGGCGGCGAAGCTTTCGGGCATCAATACCGAGCGGCTGACCTTCTATGCCTTCATGAACATGGGCGTTCTCGCCGCCCTTGCCGGCATGATCATCGCGGCCCGCCTGAACTCGGCCACCCCGAAGGCCGGCGTCGGCTTCGAGCTCGACGTCATCGCGGCCTGTTTCATCGGCGGTGCCTCGGCATCCGGCGGTGTGGGCAAGATTACCGGTGCAGTCATCGGCGCCTTCATCATGGGCGTGATGAACAACGGCATGTCGATCATGGGGATCGGCATCGACTACCAGCAGCTGATCAAGGGCCTCGTGCTCCTCGCGGCTGTCTACTTCGACGTCTACAACAAGAACAAAGCAGTCTGA
- the mmsA gene encoding multiple monosaccharide ABC transporter ATP-binding protein codes for MDNIILEMRSITKTFPGVKALDNVNLKVREGEIHALVGENGAGKSTLMKVLSGVYPAGTYDGEIHYDGEVRHFSTISDSEELGIIIIHQELALVPLLSIAENIFLGNEIAVNGVINWPQTFARTKELLAKVGLKDSPSTRITDIGVGKQQLVEIAKALSKKVRLLILDEPTASLNENDSDALLTLLMEFRKQGMTSIIISHKLNEIRKVADQITILRDGTTVETLDCHTQEISEDRIIKGMVGRDMEDRYPPREPKIGDVLLEVKNWNVFHQNHRDRQFLHDVNLTVRAGEVVGIAGLMGAGRTETAMSIFGRSWGHKITGNVLMRGKPVDVSTIPRAIDAGLAYVTEDRKQLGLVLQNNIVKNTTLANLGDVSKSGVIDERKEAQVASSYRNKLRIRSHSIYQEAVNLSGGNQQKVVLSKWLFTNPEVLILDEPTRGIDVGAKFEIYTIINQLAAEGKGILMISSEMPELLGTCDRVYVMNEGRIVAELPKGEASQESIMRAIMRSGEKN; via the coding sequence ATGGACAACATCATTCTCGAGATGCGTAGCATCACCAAGACGTTTCCCGGGGTCAAAGCCCTGGACAACGTCAACCTCAAGGTTCGCGAAGGCGAGATCCACGCCCTGGTCGGAGAAAACGGCGCCGGCAAGTCAACCTTGATGAAGGTCCTGAGCGGCGTCTATCCCGCCGGTACCTATGACGGCGAAATCCATTACGACGGCGAGGTCCGTCACTTCAGCACCATTTCCGACAGCGAGGAACTGGGCATCATCATCATCCACCAGGAGCTGGCGCTCGTGCCGCTGCTGTCGATCGCTGAAAACATCTTTCTCGGCAACGAAATCGCCGTCAATGGCGTGATCAACTGGCCGCAGACCTTTGCAAGGACCAAGGAGCTTCTCGCGAAGGTCGGCCTCAAGGATTCTCCGAGCACGCGCATTACCGACATCGGCGTCGGCAAGCAGCAGCTCGTCGAGATCGCCAAGGCGCTTTCCAAGAAGGTTCGCCTGCTCATCCTCGACGAGCCGACGGCTTCGCTCAACGAAAACGACTCCGATGCCCTGCTCACCCTGCTGATGGAATTCCGCAAGCAGGGCATGACCTCCATCATCATTTCTCACAAGCTGAACGAGATCCGCAAGGTCGCCGACCAGATCACCATCCTGCGCGACGGCACCACCGTCGAAACCCTCGACTGTCACACGCAGGAGATCAGCGAGGACCGCATCATCAAGGGCATGGTCGGCCGCGACATGGAAGACCGCTACCCGCCACGCGAGCCGAAGATCGGCGACGTGCTGCTCGAGGTGAAGAACTGGAACGTGTTCCACCAGAACCACCGCGACCGGCAGTTCCTGCATGACGTCAATCTGACCGTCCGTGCGGGCGAAGTCGTGGGCATCGCCGGCCTGATGGGCGCCGGTCGTACCGAGACCGCCATGAGCATCTTCGGCCGCTCCTGGGGCCACAAGATCACCGGCAATGTCTTGATGCGCGGCAAGCCGGTCGACGTGAGCACGATCCCGCGGGCGATCGACGCCGGCCTCGCTTACGTCACGGAAGACCGCAAACAGCTCGGCCTCGTGCTGCAGAACAACATCGTCAAGAACACGACGCTCGCCAATCTCGGCGATGTCTCCAAGAGCGGCGTCATCGACGAGCGCAAGGAAGCTCAGGTCGCCTCGAGCTACCGCAACAAGCTGCGCATCCGCTCGCACTCGATCTACCAGGAAGCCGTCAACCTTTCGGGCGGCAACCAGCAGAAGGTCGTGCTGTCGAAATGGCTGTTCACCAACCCTGAGGTCCTCATCCTCGACGAGCCGACGCGCGGCATCGACGTCGGGGCGAAATTCGAAATCTACACCATCATCAACCAGCTTGCCGCCGAGGGCAAAGGCATCCTGATGATCTCGTCGGAAATGCCCGAGTTGCTCGGCACCTGCGACCGCGTCTACGTCATGAACGAGGGCCGCATCGTCGCCGAGCTTCCGAAGGGAGAAGCAAGCCAAGAGTCGATCATGCGTGCCATCATGCGCTCTGGGGAGAAAAACTAA
- the chvE gene encoding multiple monosaccharide ABC transporter substrate-binding protein, with product MKKLGALIASVAISIASFTSNVFAEDKGMVGISMPTKTSTRWISDGETMEKLFKEAGYSPDLQFADDDIPNQLAQIENMVTKGAKVLVIAAIDGTTLSDILQKAADSGVKVIAYDRLIRDSGNVDYYATFDNFQVGVLQATSLVDGLKERFPDTKPWNVELFGGSPDDNNAFFFYDGAMSVLQPLIDSGDIVVKSGQMGMDQVGTLRWDGTVAQARMENLLSSTYTEDKLNGALSPYDGLSIGILSALKGVGYGSGDLKMPIVTGQDAELPSIKSMLADEQYSTVFKDTRELAKVAVSMVDAIMSGKTPEINDEKTYNNGVKVVPSYLLKPVALDKANAKDVLVGAGYYTAEQIDN from the coding sequence ATGAAGAAACTCGGCGCTCTGATTGCGTCTGTCGCAATCAGCATCGCATCCTTTACGTCCAACGTCTTTGCCGAAGACAAGGGCATGGTTGGCATCTCGATGCCGACCAAGACCTCGACCCGCTGGATCTCGGACGGCGAAACCATGGAGAAGCTGTTCAAGGAAGCCGGTTACAGCCCGGACCTGCAGTTTGCCGACGACGATATCCCGAACCAGCTCGCCCAGATTGAGAACATGGTAACCAAGGGTGCCAAGGTTCTGGTCATTGCTGCGATCGACGGCACGACGCTCTCCGACATTCTGCAGAAGGCTGCCGATTCCGGCGTGAAGGTCATTGCCTATGACCGTCTGATCCGCGATTCGGGCAACGTCGACTACTACGCCACCTTCGACAACTTCCAGGTCGGCGTTCTCCAGGCGACCAGCCTCGTCGACGGCCTCAAGGAACGCTTCCCGGACACCAAGCCGTGGAACGTCGAACTCTTCGGCGGCTCGCCGGACGACAACAACGCCTTCTTCTTCTATGATGGCGCGATGTCGGTTCTGCAGCCTCTGATCGACAGCGGCGACATCGTCGTCAAGTCCGGTCAGATGGGCATGGACCAGGTCGGCACCCTGCGTTGGGACGGCACTGTCGCCCAGGCTCGCATGGAAAACCTGCTCTCCTCGACCTACACCGAAGACAAGCTGAACGGCGCTCTGTCGCCCTATGACGGCCTGTCCATCGGTATCCTGTCGGCTCTCAAGGGCGTCGGCTACGGCTCCGGCGACCTCAAGATGCCGATCGTCACCGGTCAGGATGCAGAACTGCCTTCGATCAAGTCGATGCTCGCCGACGAGCAGTATTCGACCGTCTTCAAGGACACGCGCGAACTCGCCAAGGTCGCCGTTTCGATGGTTGATGCCATCATGAGCGGCAAGACCCCGGAGATCAACGACGAGAAGACCTACAACAACGGTGTCAAGGTCGTTCCGTCCTACCTGCTGAAGCCGGTCGCACTCGACAAGGCCAATGCCAAGGACGTCCTCGTCGGCGCCGGCTACTACACGGCCGAGCAGATCGACAACTGA
- a CDS encoding LysR family transcriptional regulator: MSEIHFQRLQPKHFSLIRAVAELGQLSLAAQALSITQPAASRMLGDIERLVDAPIFVRTPKGMEATAVGLALARRARALLEEMDEAIREVDAIKRGLTGTVRAGAVTGGAVGFIVPAIQALKAEAASADIHVDVASSDALIGDLLSGQLDFALGRIPAGVDARQFDILDARVEEVNLLVHESHPLAYADDLSLSDIVHFAWVMQAPGAPVRQAVENVFIESGVPIPSNIVNTTSLLVMIAMLASSNAIAPMSREVSDLLCGGTGTGLCKLDIRVPIVVAPYHLLTVKRKQMTPVAARLRDLVMQELCATPRWAGSR, translated from the coding sequence ATGTCCGAAATTCACTTTCAGCGCCTGCAACCGAAGCATTTCAGCCTGATCCGCGCAGTCGCGGAGCTCGGACAGCTCAGTCTCGCCGCTCAGGCCCTGTCGATCACACAGCCCGCTGCCTCGCGAATGCTCGGGGATATCGAGAGGCTGGTCGACGCCCCGATCTTCGTCCGCACGCCGAAAGGGATGGAGGCGACGGCGGTGGGGCTGGCGCTTGCAAGGCGGGCGCGGGCGTTGTTGGAGGAGATGGACGAGGCGATCCGCGAGGTGGACGCGATCAAGCGCGGTCTCACCGGTACCGTTCGCGCAGGCGCCGTTACCGGTGGTGCGGTCGGCTTCATCGTCCCGGCCATCCAGGCGCTCAAGGCCGAGGCGGCTTCGGCTGACATCCACGTCGACGTTGCCTCGAGCGACGCCCTGATCGGCGACCTTCTGTCGGGCCAGCTCGATTTCGCGCTGGGACGCATTCCGGCGGGGGTCGATGCCCGGCAGTTCGATATTCTCGACGCACGAGTAGAGGAGGTGAACCTCCTCGTCCACGAGAGCCATCCGCTCGCTTATGCAGATGACTTGTCACTCTCGGACATCGTGCATTTCGCCTGGGTCATGCAGGCGCCCGGCGCCCCGGTGCGTCAGGCCGTCGAGAACGTTTTCATCGAATCCGGCGTGCCGATTCCTTCGAACATCGTCAACACGACGTCGCTGCTGGTGATGATCGCCATGCTCGCGTCCTCGAATGCCATCGCGCCGATGTCGCGGGAAGTGTCCGACCTGCTCTGCGGCGGCACCGGCACCGGCCTTTGCAAGCTCGACATCCGCGTACCGATCGTGGTGGCGCCCTATCACCTCCTCACGGTCAAGCGGAAGCAGATGACGCCGGTGGCGGCGCGGCTCCGCGATCTGGTGATGCAGGAGCTCTGTGCAACTCCCCGGTGGGCGGGCAGTCGATAG
- a CDS encoding aminotransferase, with product MPSASFNPLVSRLSPPPVPSVFAWGRAYDGASGPLIDLSQAVPGYPPHPDMLAWLGEAAASKTTAGYGPIEGEDVLRNAYAAEMTEIYGASVVAGNIHITSGCNQAFMAAVMTVAGAGDRVALTDPFYFNQETTLAMLGIGCELLPLAAADGFVPQIDEVRAILNKGVKAIALVTPNNPTGAVYPGPLLKDIFELCREAGVWLILDETYRDFLPADERPHDLLSVAGWEENLILLYSFSKSFCIPGHRLGAVTAGARTVSEIAKVMDNLQICAPRAPQAAVARAIPALREWRNANRAEILARAEALRTVMARLPAWKMDSLGAYFAFIRHPFDNLTSAEVAEMLARKAGVVCIPGAYFGERQEAYLRFAFANADAGTIATLVDRLGRFTPT from the coding sequence ATGCCCTCCGCCTCCTTCAATCCGCTCGTATCCCGGCTGTCGCCACCACCGGTTCCGTCGGTCTTCGCCTGGGGCCGCGCCTATGACGGTGCATCGGGACCACTGATCGACCTCTCGCAGGCCGTCCCCGGCTACCCGCCACATCCGGACATGCTCGCATGGCTCGGCGAGGCCGCTGCCTCCAAGACCACCGCCGGCTACGGGCCGATCGAGGGCGAGGATGTGCTGCGCAATGCCTATGCCGCGGAGATGACAGAAATCTACGGCGCATCCGTCGTCGCCGGGAACATCCATATCACCTCCGGCTGCAACCAGGCCTTCATGGCCGCCGTCATGACGGTCGCCGGCGCCGGCGATCGGGTGGCGCTGACCGATCCCTTCTATTTCAATCAGGAGACGACACTGGCGATGCTCGGCATCGGTTGTGAATTGCTGCCGCTCGCCGCCGCCGACGGCTTCGTGCCCCAGATCGACGAGGTACGCGCGATCTTGAACAAGGGCGTGAAGGCGATCGCTCTCGTCACGCCCAACAACCCGACGGGTGCCGTCTATCCGGGTCCGCTCTTGAAGGACATCTTCGAACTCTGCCGTGAAGCCGGCGTCTGGCTTATCCTCGACGAGACTTATCGCGACTTCCTGCCGGCGGATGAACGGCCGCACGACCTGCTATCAGTGGCGGGATGGGAGGAGAACCTCATCCTGCTCTATTCCTTCTCGAAATCCTTCTGCATTCCCGGCCACCGGCTCGGCGCCGTCACCGCCGGAGCGCGGACGGTCAGCGAGATCGCCAAGGTCATGGACAATTTGCAGATATGCGCGCCGCGTGCGCCGCAAGCCGCGGTCGCGAGAGCCATTCCGGCGCTCAGGGAATGGCGAAACGCCAACCGCGCCGAAATCCTCGCCCGGGCAGAGGCGCTCCGCACCGTGATGGCGCGTCTTCCCGCATGGAAAATGGACTCGCTTGGCGCCTATTTCGCCTTCATCCGACATCCGTTCGATAACCTCACATCCGCCGAGGTGGCGGAAATGCTCGCCAGGAAAGCCGGCGTGGTCTGCATTCCCGGCGCCTATTTCGGCGAGCGTCAGGAGGCATACCTGCGCTTCGCCTTCGCCAATGCTGACGCTGGCACCATCGCGACGCTCGTGGACAGGCTCGGTCGCTTCACCCCGACCTGA
- a CDS encoding LysR substrate-binding domain-containing protein, whose amino-acid sequence MTVRLPPLNPLRAFEAAARLGSISAAARELKVTHGAVSHQIRTLEESLKASLFERGGKRLKLTPQGALLLPAVSSAFEGIAAATALVNRPSTSGNLRVSCVPALLSLWLIPRMASFSEQYPEISLTLTSSNDAALVQSPDIDVAILYGPGGWRDCWARLWSSLDLFPVASPTLLNSRPLRSVRDLRDHVLLHGDDGREWNTWLAAADQLDMPRLREHFMSDARLSTEAARHGQGIALGDNITASSLIASGELVIPFDLSVPASDAFYVTCRNEVRSAPIAKVFIDWMFSTIENERLSRPSTSARHLIRSRAPRTAPAQPDPPGTFSTRPHPRATLAAKPRRKSEKR is encoded by the coding sequence ATGACCGTGCGCCTGCCCCCGCTCAATCCGCTCCGCGCCTTCGAGGCTGCCGCGAGACTCGGCTCGATTTCCGCCGCGGCACGCGAGCTGAAGGTGACCCACGGCGCGGTGAGCCATCAGATCAGGACGCTCGAGGAAAGCCTGAAGGCGAGCCTTTTCGAGCGCGGCGGCAAGAGGCTCAAGCTGACGCCGCAGGGAGCCCTGCTCTTGCCTGCGGTCTCGTCCGCCTTCGAAGGCATCGCCGCGGCGACGGCTCTGGTCAACCGTCCCTCGACCAGCGGCAACCTCCGCGTCTCCTGCGTCCCCGCCTTGCTCTCGCTCTGGCTGATCCCGCGCATGGCCTCCTTCAGCGAGCAATATCCGGAGATCAGCCTGACGCTCACCTCCAGCAATGACGCAGCACTCGTGCAATCGCCGGACATCGACGTCGCCATTCTCTATGGTCCGGGCGGCTGGCGCGACTGCTGGGCGCGGCTGTGGAGCAGCCTCGACCTCTTCCCCGTCGCAAGTCCGACGCTTCTCAACAGCCGGCCTCTGCGCTCCGTGCGCGATCTGCGTGACCACGTCCTGCTGCACGGCGACGACGGACGCGAATGGAACACCTGGCTTGCCGCGGCCGATCAGCTCGACATGCCGCGGCTCAGGGAGCACTTCATGAGCGACGCGAGGCTCTCCACCGAAGCGGCCCGTCACGGCCAGGGCATCGCGCTCGGCGACAACATCACCGCAAGCAGCCTCATCGCCTCGGGCGAACTCGTCATCCCCTTCGACCTCTCGGTTCCGGCCTCCGACGCCTTTTACGTCACCTGCCGCAACGAGGTGCGTTCGGCCCCGATCGCCAAGGTCTTCATCGACTGGATGTTCTCGACCATCGAAAACGAGCGGCTCTCCCGCCCGAGCACCTCGGCCCGCCACCTCATCCGCAGCCGCGCGCCGCGTACCGCACCCGCGCAACCCGATCCGCCCGGCACGTTTTCGACGCGGCCTCACCCGCGGGCCACACTTGCCGCCAAGCCCCGTCGCAAGAGCGAGAAGCGATAA
- the speB gene encoding agmatinase, with translation MVWDPTKLEALRAKYGGDGAGEIFDPKFARVGAKIFSNGTRAAPYAGVPTFLSAPHRQVDPQSPDFGDLQVAIVGVPMDLGVTNRPGSRFGPRALRSIDRIGPYNHVLDCAPVFDLKVADIGDVPFSSRYRLELSHEDIEHYLSKIVDAGVLPLSVGGDHSITQSILKPIARKHGPVGLVHIDAHCDTGGPFDQSKFHHGGPFRNAVLDGTLDPTRTIQIGIRGPAEYLWEFSYESGMTVIHAEEITGLGMPAIIEKARKIIGDGPTYLSFDIDSLDPSIAPGTGTPEVGGLSSREVLELIRGLKGMNLVGGDVVEVAPQYDATHNTAHAGAQVLFEILSLMVFSPAVRAS, from the coding sequence ATGGTGTGGGATCCGACGAAACTCGAGGCGCTGCGGGCAAAATACGGCGGCGACGGAGCCGGCGAGATCTTCGACCCGAAGTTCGCCAGGGTCGGCGCCAAGATCTTCTCGAACGGCACCCGCGCGGCTCCCTATGCCGGCGTTCCGACCTTCCTCAGCGCCCCGCACCGCCAGGTCGATCCGCAGTCGCCTGATTTCGGCGATCTGCAGGTGGCGATCGTCGGCGTGCCGATGGACCTCGGCGTCACCAACCGTCCGGGATCGCGGTTCGGACCTCGGGCCCTGCGCAGCATCGACCGCATCGGCCCCTACAACCACGTGCTCGATTGCGCGCCGGTCTTCGACCTCAAGGTGGCGGATATCGGCGACGTGCCATTTTCCAGCCGCTACCGGCTGGAGCTCAGCCATGAGGACATCGAGCACTATCTCTCGAAGATCGTCGACGCCGGCGTGCTGCCTCTTTCGGTCGGTGGCGACCATTCGATCACCCAGTCGATCCTGAAGCCCATCGCCCGCAAGCACGGACCGGTCGGCCTCGTGCACATCGACGCCCATTGCGATACCGGCGGTCCGTTCGACCAGTCAAAGTTCCATCACGGCGGTCCCTTCCGCAATGCGGTCCTCGATGGCACGCTCGATCCGACCCGCACCATCCAGATCGGCATTCGCGGCCCGGCGGAATATCTCTGGGAGTTCTCCTACGAGTCCGGGATGACCGTCATCCACGCCGAAGAGATCACCGGCCTCGGCATGCCCGCGATCATCGAAAAGGCCAGGAAGATCATCGGCGACGGCCCGACCTATCTCTCCTTCGATATCGACAGCCTCGATCCCTCGATCGCACCGGGAACGGGTACGCCGGAGGTCGGCGGGCTCAGCTCGCGAGAGGTGCTGGAGCTCATCCGCGGGCTGAAGGGGATGAACCTCGTCGGTGGCGACGTCGTTGAGGTGGCGCCGCAATACGACGCCACCCACAATACCGCCCATGCCGGTGCGCAGGTTCTCTTCGAAATCCTGAGCCTGATGGTCTTCAGCCCGGCCGTCAGGGCGAGCTGA
- a CDS encoding ABC transporter substrate-binding protein, with protein MTKFLQTSISRRGVLAGSVAGAGMLAMPSILRAQDKSLKVGVYGGYFKDSFDKNIFPEFTKATGIAIESVAEPTGEAWLVQLEQAAKAGQAPADVSMMSQVAMLKGQATNLWSPLDLGKIKNASNLVDHFVNKYPDGRVAGLGAVAWYITLVTNTDVYKEAPTSWAALWDPANEDKLGLLALVSNSFLLEVTAKTYFGGTNALDTEEGILKVFDKLAEVKPNVRLWYRDEAQFEQALKSGEIPMGQYYHDVTGLAASEGHPVRSTFPKEGGILDSGCWALSRASEKSEEAHVFIDYMCQPSIQATLSRKVGTAPTVKRDLLDLTAEEFAAVSSDIDPVIPRYDLYQTKSDWLNQKWTELIVG; from the coding sequence ATGACGAAATTTCTGCAGACATCGATAAGCCGCCGCGGCGTGCTGGCCGGGTCGGTTGCCGGCGCTGGCATGCTGGCCATGCCCTCCATTCTCCGGGCCCAGGACAAGTCGCTGAAGGTCGGCGTCTACGGCGGCTACTTCAAGGACTCGTTCGACAAGAACATCTTCCCGGAATTCACCAAGGCGACCGGGATCGCGATCGAATCCGTCGCCGAGCCGACCGGCGAGGCCTGGCTCGTGCAGCTCGAGCAGGCGGCCAAGGCAGGCCAGGCGCCGGCCGACGTCTCGATGATGTCGCAGGTCGCGATGCTGAAGGGTCAGGCGACGAACCTCTGGTCGCCGCTCGACCTCGGCAAGATCAAGAACGCCTCGAATCTGGTCGACCATTTCGTCAACAAGTATCCGGACGGCAGGGTTGCCGGCCTCGGTGCCGTCGCCTGGTACATCACGCTCGTCACCAATACCGATGTCTACAAGGAGGCACCGACCTCCTGGGCGGCCCTCTGGGATCCGGCGAACGAGGACAAGCTCGGCCTGCTCGCGCTCGTTTCCAACTCCTTCCTTCTGGAGGTGACGGCGAAGACCTATTTCGGGGGTACCAATGCCCTCGACACCGAGGAGGGCATCCTGAAGGTGTTCGACAAGCTCGCCGAGGTGAAACCGAACGTCCGACTGTGGTATCGCGACGAGGCGCAGTTCGAGCAGGCGCTGAAATCCGGCGAGATCCCGATGGGGCAGTATTATCACGACGTGACGGGGCTTGCCGCTTCGGAAGGCCATCCGGTGCGCTCCACCTTCCCGAAGGAAGGTGGTATTCTCGACTCTGGCTGCTGGGCGCTGTCGCGGGCTTCCGAAAAGTCGGAGGAAGCTCATGTCTTCATCGACTACATGTGCCAGCCCTCGATCCAGGCGACGCTGTCGCGCAAGGTCGGCACCGCGCCGACGGTCAAGCGCGACCTGCTCGACCTGACGGCCGAGGAGTTCGCTGCTGTCTCCTCGGACATTGATCCGGTCATTCCTCGCTATGATCTCTACCAGACGAAGTCCGACTGGCTGAACCAGAAGTGGACCGAGCTGATCGTCGGCTGA
- a CDS encoding ABC transporter ATP-binding protein, producing MSGLSLNGVTKQFGPFTAVDDVALTVPHGTFVCMLGPSGCGKTTLLRMIAGLDTPTNGAIVLDGEDITRVPTHKRNLGMVFQSLALFPHLTVGENIAYPLRIRGIAREAQVRRVEELLSLIHLPGYADRPVNKLSGGQRQRVAIARALAISPKLFLLDEPLSALDAKLREAMQVELRKLQQQLGITTIVVTHDQREAMTMADTVVVMNGGKIRQAASPIEIYRKPADRFVADFIGSTNLLPLTVESGRTLVLGETVEGIAAPGQSACSLSVRPEDIHLSAPGAGRLSGRVTFIRDLGGMIETFVDVRGTELIAVSTPRERPVVSVGQEVGVIIDPQTAVVLAA from the coding sequence ATGTCCGGACTATCCCTCAACGGCGTCACCAAGCAATTCGGCCCCTTCACCGCCGTGGACGACGTGGCGCTGACCGTTCCGCACGGAACCTTCGTCTGCATGCTCGGCCCGTCCGGCTGCGGCAAGACGACCCTGCTCCGGATGATCGCCGGGCTCGACACGCCGACGAACGGAGCGATCGTGCTCGACGGTGAGGACATCACCCGTGTTCCCACGCACAAGCGCAATCTCGGCATGGTGTTCCAGTCGCTGGCGCTCTTTCCGCATCTGACCGTCGGCGAGAACATCGCCTACCCGCTGAGGATCCGTGGCATCGCGCGCGAGGCGCAGGTCCGGCGCGTCGAGGAGCTCCTGTCTCTAATCCACCTGCCGGGCTATGCCGACAGGCCGGTGAACAAGCTTTCCGGTGGCCAGCGCCAGCGCGTGGCGATCGCCCGCGCACTCGCCATCTCACCAAAACTCTTCCTGCTCGACGAGCCGCTTTCGGCGCTCGATGCCAAGCTGCGCGAGGCGATGCAGGTGGAATTGCGCAAGCTGCAGCAGCAGCTCGGCATCACCACCATCGTCGTCACGCACGACCAGCGCGAGGCGATGACCATGGCCGATACCGTGGTGGTGATGAACGGCGGCAAGATCCGCCAGGCGGCGAGCCCGATCGAGATCTACCGCAAACCCGCCGACCGTTTCGTCGCCGATTTCATCGGCTCGACCAATCTTCTGCCGCTCACGGTCGAGAGCGGGCGCACGCTGGTCCTCGGCGAGACGGTTGAAGGCATTGCCGCGCCGGGCCAGTCCGCCTGCAGTCTTTCCGTCCGTCCGGAGGACATCCATTTGTCGGCGCCGGGTGCCGGCCGGCTTTCCGGCCGCGTCACCTTCATTCGCGATCTCGGAGGCATGATCGAGACCTTCGTGGACGTCCGCGGCACCGAACTCATCGCCGTCTCGACGCCGCGCGAGCGCCCGGTCGTCAGCGTCGGCCAGGAGGTCGGCGTCATCATCGACCCGCAGACGGCCGTGGTGCTTGCCGCATGA